ctgcttttgggaAGTCCTTGTTTTCTTTAGCAGCAGGTGATGTGGGTTTGACTGGAGaactcttctctttctccaaaggcttttcttctttcttcacgCTGATTTTCCCGGTAACTTTCTCCACCAGTTCTTCCATAGCTGATACATTGCTCTTGTGAGGTGGGGGTGTGAGACTGCCTGGGGAATGGATGAGCGCATTGTGTTCTGATGACAGTGACTTTACACTGCTAGCGTAAGATGGCTGCATTTGAACGCTCTGCACTGTGGGCTGAAGGGGTTTGACTGTTCCCGGGAGCTGGTAAGCTGCATGAATACTGGGATATCCTCCCCAGGAAGGGGCTCCATTCTGAGCTTTGCTGATAGCTGTTGTTACCGTGTTCTCCAGGGATTTCAAGATGTCTATTCCACCTTTCGGACTATCATCTAGGTCCTCCTCTCTGAGGTATTGGTACAAAGTTGTTGGCTCAAATTTCTCTGTGGAGTCCTCATTCTcttctttaatctttttctctgtttcactgACAAccaccttttccttctctaggtctttcttttcctccGAGTTGGTGGAGCCTGCTGGGGAATCAGGCTGCTTTTTAATGTTGGAGGCTGGTAGCCTTGTGTGGGTGGTAGGTGGAAGAGGTATAGACTGTATCTTCTCCTCCACCACAGGGTCCAATACTAGCTGTTTGCCTTTTTTGGAAGCAGAATTGGTCACCTTCAAAAAATGACCAGTAACCATCATGTGAGCAGTGAGCTGCTGCAAAGTGTCATGGGAACTGCCACATTCCATGCATTTCAGTATTTGGGCTTTGCGTGCCTCAAACTGCCAAGTGTAGCTAGCACCATTTTGATAGCCATAGCGGTTGTTCGGAGTCACATAGGGGTTGGCAGTTTTCTGATCCTTTGCAGACTCACCCAGTGAAGCTTCTGCAGTGATCCCTGTTGGCTCAGGTGAACAAGGTGAAGCTAAGTCCTGAAGTGCTCGCTTTTTGGTAGAAGGGACCAATTTAGTGATGGCTGGTACTGGCTCCTTCAGAGGCACTTTCTGgtaatgctttgtttttatcATATGGACGCTGAGGTCTTGCAAAGATTCAAACGAATGCCCACAGTACATGCACTTCAGCACTTTTTGGGCATCCTCTTTGCCTTCCATTTCCATAAGCGATCGTTTTCTAGGCTTTGACCACCGTTTGGTCTTATCAGCTTCTTTGTCTCTGTTGTCATCACGGTAATGTCCAGTTTCATTCATGTGCACTGTTAGCTCCACCAGCGTGTCATAGGCTGCACTGCAGTCTTTGCATCGGAACTTGCTAGCACCGGTGAACACAGACCCATAGAGTTTATTGTTTTGCCGGTAAAGCTGCACTGTGCTGAAGAGACTAGGCTCCGGGAGAAGTCCGTATGATGAGGTCTGCTGCAAAGTTTTTGCTAATGCAGCTTGGTGCCAGTCGTAACCTGAGCCACCACTGTTACTATTACTGTTACTAGTATTACTGGTAGTTGTACTGGTGCTAGTGTTGGTACTGGTAGTACTAGTGCTCTGGGAATTGGCATTGGTGTCACTACTCGTGGTGTTTTCATTCTGGCTGATTCCGTTGTTGCTGGTGGTTGGATTGGATTTCTTTAAGTCCAAAGCTAAACTGGACCAGCAAGTCTCTGAAAGCAAATTTGCATACACAGCTTTTATTTGTGCCAAGCTGTCCTGTGGATAGGAAACACTGTCTGTGCACTGAGGatcctctttctcttctttagaGGAAGTGCTTTTGAAATGGGCCAGCTGATCACTGTTTTCACTAAATGGTGAACCATAGATTGCATCCTGATTAGTTGCAGTGCTGACTGGGGAGTTCTGGTAGCTTTGAGCCTCTTTGATCTCTGCTTCTTCATTGCACAAATACTCATTCTCCTGGATGTCCAGAGACAGCCCATCATCTTCCACGCTGTCTTCAtctatttctgctgctttcaattCCTCCTCAGGAACATATGCTAAAaaacaggagaggagagaggggtgGGAAACAAGACAAAGTTATTGAATGCTCACATTTTACATCATTGCTGTCTTCTGTACTAAAAGCAGTAAccataaaaacaaattttgaagATACATCCAGAAACCAAACTCACCATCACTCATACCCTCCACCTATAAATCCACATACTCTGTCCTGGCCACAGTTTTATATCAATGCTATCTAAGAATAAACTTTGACTTCAGTAGTAAAATGCGTGCCAGGATCACAGTAGATACCATAATATCAAAACCAAAGTCAAACAAAGACCCTACTAAACCAGTTCTTATCAATTTATAAAATGGCCTAGTACTGACCTATACTTACTGCACTATGTATGCACAACATGTTGGAGCTGACCTGAACTCCTTAGACCTAGGCACTTAGAACCACTGGCTTGACCAGCTTCATCTCATCATGCCTGTCTTCTCTGGCAAACTGGCTTTAGCTAAAGCTTCAAGAGCCATTTCCATGTCACTAACACCTGACTCTAATGGAGCTATGTGGGGCAAGTGTGTCAGGTCTCTCAGATGTGGCTattagggacatggtttagtggtggacttggcagtgctaggttaacagttggacttgatggtcttaaagatcttctccaaccaaaacaattctatgattctatgatctgagAGAtaacagctttcatttttacaaggtgaaaagagaaacaagactATGATTGCTTTCTGAAATAGCTAGGATGTACTTTGCCTCTCTTTTATGGGCATCCTACATTCATCATTTTGAAAACGATTGTCAACTAAAagttagaaataaatttttaaaagcaacaaacaaaaaacttgagACCTCTATCCCAGCTTGATTATTGGCTTATGGTAAATATCAAACTTTGCTATTGTATTTACCACCTGGTGAAACTATATAATCTTACCAAACTATGCGCTTATCTGTATCAAACTATTTTAAACTAGCAAAGATGATATTCATGAGCAGATGGCGATTACATCAAAACACATTTACTCCAAGGGCCCAATTCACAGAAGTGGCTTACAGGTACCTAAGTGATAAATGCACACTTTCATTGCAAAGTAGAAAACATACTTGTACACATTTCCCTCCAGTTTTGTAAAAGAAGTTTAAACAAATCATAATGATGGAATGTAGGTCATTTATAAGCATGTCAAGGTAGAAAACATGGATTGTGAACAATTTTCAGTAATGGAATTAAAAATGCCTCCTTGTCAGGTGAACTGTGCAGCAAGTGATGCGGAAGTGAGGGCTATGTCCTTCCATggtaaaatactgaaagaaagcCAGAAAAAGGCACTTCAGCTCCTCTGTGATATGAAGAAAATGCATATTATCATGTTAACAAAACTGAGGTCTTCTTTAATTGGGGGGAGCATAAGAACAAGTTGAGCTTCTTTCTGTACATTGTTGCTAATTTATTctcaaatttcttttttgaaaactaaaattaatCTTAATCTTCTctcactgtgttttgttttgtgttaggtttttttgttcgtttttgttttttttttttttaaagtaacagtATTATGGACAGTCCTGCATTCTGTATTCAACTTTGCAATTAAATCCTAGAGCAGCTCCTAACTATTACACTCTGATCTTGTAGGATAAAGTAGAAAAGTAGTCCACCTAGTAGTGGGGTAATGGTGAACCTTAAGATGCCAACTGCATCTTTCATCTGTCCTCTAAATGTCAGATTTTTACAGAAGATAATTTCatcttttagtttttaaaaaagtgttaaGTGGAGCCCAATTTCTTACAGATGCATCAGTCTCAGGTGTTTCCTATTATGTTTAAAAGGACTGATGAGTAGTACCAAGTACAACACAAATCACTACAGTAATCGTCCTGGAGCCAAAGGCAAGTATGATACCAGAAAAGcattataaaacaaacaaacaaaaattccttaaaaatttatttagtCCATAAAACTGAGAATACAATCTAGAAGTAGTAAAAGAACTAAGAACTCAGTTTCCAAGTATTGAAGTAATGCTGCTGTTGAAATGCTCTGCATGTATTTAAGCATGGTAGTATTGCTGCAGTTCTGAACTGTTAGTATGCAAGTAGAATTCACTTCCACAGCTACAGTCTAAGATCTCTTACTTCTGTCATTAAATACACTcggtttttttaagaacaaagaGCAATTTTTAAGAGCAAAGGacaatacatttttaagtttCAGAGAAGTGAAGAACAGTTATAAAAGAATATCGTTTCTgattctcaaaatattttttaataaaaaataaaaacactctAAGGCctaaaatgcagaaagagaGACAGTTACCATctggcatttttattaaaaaaacacaaaccctcACACAAAAAACCGTCAAAACTTAGTAATGATCAGTAGATAGTCACCAAGTAGAAGCTGCTATCTCTTTGCTTAATTCTAAACTAAACATTCTTATAATTGATATATATAACCATTTAAATACCTGCTTAAGTAGAAATTCTAGTGGAGCCACTGCcatatcttttattttccttcatttatttatgaTTATGTGTTTTCTCTATTCCTGTACTTTTGCACTTTACCATAAAATAAAAGGAGCTAAACCACACTAGAAACATTAAAACTACATGAAAGGTCAGTGTTAAACTGTCAAAGCAAAGAAACTGAGTGTTAGGGTGAAATTTCCATCTTTCCCTTACTTTCCTAGTGTTAGGTTCAACGGCTACATGATTGAGTTCACTCTCTTTCCAAAATATACTGCAATATAAGAGTTAAGAATATACGATTGTCCAGGACTCTGATTTTATATTATCTCAGACTTCAAGccaattctgaaaaaaaatgaatttacatGATGTGCACACCCACACATCTGTGTACTTTTTATctgaaataacacaaaaaaataatgcttcttAACTAAAAGAAAGTAACTTatctgaaatgtttaatttctatCACTGcaatcaaaaatattttatttaactcCTTTAGTTACCATAGGATACACACAATACCTTTTCATTCAGGAATACTAGTGTTTATAAGATGAATAGCAGCACACTCAACATATGGTATTTTGCAAGGTCGGTGCAATTCTCTAAATGAAAAGgtttctgttaaaataattcagaagcatacaaaatgaaaaatgtttatttctaaaaacaCATGTTTTACTAAAATTGTCACAGAAATGTAACAAATAAGTAAGATTCAGAATTTTAAACACCACAAAAATGTTcctattaaaattatttgcagagaGAAGTAGTATTATTCTACATCACATAAAAGCATGAGATGTTTGGATTCTCCCCCTAGATTATAAAAGGTGGCTcaacagacagacagacagcatATCTTTCTGTGACCAAGAAACTCTCAGCAATCTTTTTCAGATATTCCTGTAAAGACTCTCCTGGTTTACACGTGTCCTGAAACCACACAGGAATATCAAGAACAGATACAAGCAGTGATCCTCCTCAACAAAAACTAtacacaaagcagaagaaattacagAACATAatgtcagcttttcttttccttctcacatGGGCATCTACAAATTCAGGcaaatgcagggagaaaaaagggaaaaagcttCAAATTCCAGACAACCAAAAATTAGCCGGAgcagtttgtgtttcttttcttcgTATTTAGTCTTGCTAATATTTTTTGCCTATAAAATGTGCCTTCTGGATGCCAGTGCTTCCCCATAGGTATACTGTCATCTCTGAGCAGTGTTAAAAGCTGTGCATTCTAATCTAAGTGGACATGAGACGCTATATATTGTACATGTGAGTAGCACAGCACATTGCGTTTGCTTCAGTGACAATATTTACACTATAAATACACATCCATTGTTTGTAAAAGCAGACAGAGATCCAAAATGTAAGGATGTggttaaaaacataaatattctCTTATAAAACCTTTCCATAACCTCAGACCAGTGCTTTTGAAGGAATCATCCCTACAGAGGCATTTTTTCCCATTCAAAGCAGGGATTCAgcattaaatacattattttgaaaaggacaaaaagtaacaactgtatttgtttttaacagtCTGTAGTATTCAATGTATTAAACTCTTCAAGACCTGATTTTAAATCctccaaaaaataaatttattcagAAGAAACACCTAAGTATTGAAAGCCACAATTCGGTAAAGCAATtgaatactgaaataattttcactgaaatacatatttcaaaatttcaaTGAATAGGGGTGGGTTTAAATCTAAAATTCTTCACTAAATGAGGATCTACTCTGGGACTAAACAATAGCGGCACGTTGTGAACATTCACCATTTTTCAATAGATGTATTTCCACAGCTTGTAATATTTACCCAGCCAACAggagagagaagctgcagaagttTTGACAGCCCATACTATCACCTTGCACAAATTGCACTCTAGGCTGGGGGTGACTTCCACTGCACACAAGAACACATTTTACATCTTGGGCAAAGAAGTACGGATAGTAAAGACAACCTAGAACCACACATCTCCCTCATCACAGAAAAAcgagagggagaggaaaaaaaatttacaaacaCATTTCCAGAATACAGAGTCATGAGAGTTTTATGAAAGAATCCAAAATCTCACATTGTGCTAACATGCCTGCTGGAAGATTTGAGGATTTTCTATATTAGTATATACAAATGCTCATACCAAATTCTGGCACAGATGCTGCAAATgcgtatgtgtgtgtgtctgcattaCAATGTCACTACAGTGGAAAAATATGGCTTAGTTATGACAATGGCTGAGAAGCAGTACAGACAATCAGACAACGAAATAACCTTACTACAGTGGTCTGTATCTTTGATTTCTAATTGGAGCAAAATAGGGGGCAAAATACTAGAACTGCCTACCCTCTAATTCTAATGCAATGGGTCTGAAAAGTAGATAACATGCTGTAACAAGAACAACCTCCGTGCTTCTAGCAGGTTGAATGATAACCCTTAAAGGCATCCCATTAAAAACCAACAGAAAGATTCTTcacctccttctcttctctcccctATCCCCTTAAAATGAATGCTGCAAATTATTAGGCAACACTGGCAATAGGAGAACGAAGCAGCTTGCATGCAGGTATATTTTTACGGTGATTCTAATTTGAGAAATTTACTTGCTCTTCCCCTTCTATCTGATAAACTATACATTCAAGCATTCTCATTAGTGTTCACATCACCAAAGAGAGCTGGAGATGAATCAGTCCATCcacccctcctctccctgctctgtcGAGATTATTTCATTGAAATGTTCATTTTCATCCCTGCTGGCAACATTAGAATGGAAGTATTTAACCTGTTTCCATTACTTATACAAATTACCATTATGGGGTAGGACAGATGTTAGAATCATGCCACATAACTGACTTCCATACATTCTTTACGGGGAGGATAAGAAGAGAGAAAGCTGTTAGATCATATTATCCAGTCTCAATAATGTTCTCTCTGCTACCAGATTCATTAACTTCCAACATCAACGTTTCACTTTCTTTCTGTGTGAAAATGCTCTGCCTCCTTGAGCTCATTTAATTTGGAGCAGAAAATCTttgtcagaaataattttttgatCAGGTGCTCTAACTAAGGGGTGAAGGGGGGTTgaggaaagaataaagaaaagggggggaaaaacccaacaccttGTCGAAAATGCTATTTCTCTAACATGGATGATGAAAGAGAAGTCAGTTAAGATGCTGGTACTCAAAGACGGCTGTCACTTCAGATAGGGGATGGCACGACTCACCTAGACAGGTGACGCTTTGGTGGAGCAAAGGCTTGCTGCATTATTGAGAGCACCAGAGATCAGGATGACAAAGACTGTAGGCCCAGGGTGCCTGGGGCTCCTAGAGAAGTGACTTCAGCAGGCACATGGATTTCAGCCTCCATTTGCATCACTAACTAATAGTGAAGTACAAAACAAAAGTTTGGTGATTAAAAGGAAAGTACACGGGTACAGAAGGCAAATACCCGAGTCACTGTCGGCAGTAACTTCTTACTCATCTTGAAAGAACAGGGTAAAAGCTCATGGAgtttaaccaaaaaaaaaaaaaaattgttttattacaAATTACCCATTCAAAAGGCTTTCCTGTTCAActccctgcttttctgctgaATTATCTTCCTGCCCGCCCCTTTAATGCTTGCTTAAGTCTTTGTGATTTCCCCATCCCATAATACATCCTTGCACTCTGACTGAAGCTGGGAATCACTACAAAATGCATTGAATTTGCTAGCCCTTCTCACATGAACAGGTTTGCAAGAGAAAGTTTCAGCTGCGAGTACAAACAGCAAACACGATTCTTACAGCATTCAAggcaaaatgctgcagaagatTGGCACGAAAACCCCGATAGTCTGAATTTCCTGACAGTGGTGGCTCTGTTTTGTCTCAGTTTTTCCATCATTCAGCACTGTTTCATGTTCACAACAACAGGGATGAAGGAGTAAGGAAACcctcaaacaaataaataagcaagGAATGACTTGGTAGAGACAGCAGACAGAGACATCACCAGGCCAGAAATACACTGGACCCTgcaaagaagagagaagcaCTGTGATAATGATGAAAATAAGAGATTTCCCATGCAGGTTGTAATGGAGCAGCAGCCTGTAGTTCAAAGACAAGGAAAACTATAGAGCAGTCGCTACAGAAACCATGCTACTATGTATTTAAGTATttactaaaaggaaaaaaaaataaacccacaaaacttATCACTCAATACTTTCTTCCTTTACCAGTATCATCTCTCAACTTGTATTAAAATAACAGGAATTAAGAGAATCAgttcaacaaagaaaaagagggatACTAGCAAGCTATGgcaaagaaatatttgtttatatttgtaATCAAGACCAGGTAAGTGGCTAATGTAGTGGTTGGCATcacaataatattaaaaaaaagtataatatattaaataatatatatttatatactatatactatatatactatatatatactatatattatatatatatatacactacTGAGCTATTCACATGGTACAGCTATTAAGCTTctcttggttttaatttttatctccCAACTGAAAATCTGCTAAGATTATCAGGCCAAATCCTACAATCCCAGCTCATTACCTTTTGTAAAATTCAAGACTGTTTTATAGGTAAAAACAGAGGAACAAATAATTAAGGAGCTCAGGATTGATCAAGCTTTGCTGTCTCCCTTTAAGGAAAATGAACTGAAATTTCCACTGTAGCTGTGAAAGTACTAACTTTCTGCTTTAATTCTGCTGTAACAGGTAACAAAGAAAA
This Apus apus isolate bApuApu2 chromosome 2, bApuApu2.pri.cur, whole genome shotgun sequence DNA region includes the following protein-coding sequences:
- the TSHZ1 gene encoding teashirt homolog 1 → MPRRKQQAPRRSAAYVPEEELKAAEIDEDSVEDDGLSLDIQENEYLCNEEAEIKEAQSYQNSPVSTATNQDAIYGSPFSENSDQLAHFKSTSSKEEKEDPQCTDSVSYPQDSLAQIKAVYANLLSETCWSSLALDLKKSNPTTSNNGISQNENTTSSDTNANSQSTSTTSTNTSTSTTTSNTSNSNSNSGGSGYDWHQAALAKTLQQTSSYGLLPEPSLFSTVQLYRQNNKLYGSVFTGASKFRCKDCSAAYDTLVELTVHMNETGHYRDDNRDKEADKTKRWSKPRKRSLMEMEGKEDAQKVLKCMYCGHSFESLQDLSVHMIKTKHYQKVPLKEPVPAITKLVPSTKKRALQDLASPCSPEPTGITAEASLGESAKDQKTANPYVTPNNRYGYQNGASYTWQFEARKAQILKCMECGSSHDTLQQLTAHMMVTGHFLKVTNSASKKGKQLVLDPVVEEKIQSIPLPPTTHTRLPASNIKKQPDSPAGSTNSEEKKDLEKEKVVVSETEKKIKEENEDSTEKFEPTTLYQYLREEDLDDSPKGGIDILKSLENTVTTAISKAQNGAPSWGGYPSIHAAYQLPGTVKPLQPTVQSVQMQPSYASSVKSLSSEHNALIHSPGSLTPPPHKSNVSAMEELVEKVTGKISVKKEEKPLEKEKSSPVKPTSPAAKENKDFPKAEEINNKQQQKKSSETEVQKVKKDSPAEAHTPNGTEPLKTKVANGCNNLGIITDHSPEPSFINPLSALQSIMNTHLGKISKPVSPSLDPLAMLYKISNSMLDKPIYPTTPVKQADAIDRYYYENSDQPIDLTKSKTKPLVAGVADSASSPLRESALLDISDMVKNLTGRLTPKSSTPSTVSEKSDADGSSFEEALDELSPVHKRKGRQSNWNPQHLLILQAQFASSLRETPEGKYIMSDLGPQERVHISKFTGLSMTTISHWLANVKYQLRRTGGTKFLKNLDTGHPVFFCNDCASQFRTASTYISHLETHLGFSLKDLSKLPLNQIQEQQNVSKVLANKTLGSLGIAEEDLGSTFQCKLCNRTFASKHAVKLHLSKTHGKSPEDHLIYVTELEKQ